In Arthrobacter sp. CJ23, the genomic window CTCGGCAGCCGGAGCAGCCTTCGCAGCAGCCTGGGTAGCTTCAGCTACCACGGCCTGCTTGGCGGAAACCGGCTCGAGAACCAGTTCGATGACAGCCATGGGAGCGTTGTCGCCCTTGCGGTTGCCGATCTTGGTGATGCGGGTGTAGCCACCGTCGCGGTTGGCAACTGCGCCTGCGATGTCGGTGAACAGCTCGTGGACGATGCCCTTGTCGCTGATCAGGCCGAGAACGCGGCGGCGGGAGGACAGGTCCCCACGCTTGGCGAAGGTGACCAGGCGCTCTGCGTACGGCTTCAGGCGCTTGGCCTTGGTGACCGTGGTGGTGATGCGCTTGTGCTCAAACAGAGCAGCTGCCAGGTTCGCGAGCATCAGACGCTCGTGAGCCGGACCGCCTCCGAGGCGCGGACCCTTAGTGGGGGTAGGCATAATTGTTTCTCCTGTTGTGTAGGCCGTGCCGGTCCAAACGTGGAACCGGCGGCCAAGATCTGCTTGTTAGAGCTCGTCGTCGCTGAACGCGGCGTCGTCCTCTTCGATGGCTGCGGCGCGGGCTGCCAGGTCGAAACCGGGAGGGGAGTCCTTGAGGGACAGACCCAGTTCAACCAGCTTTGCCTTGACCTCATCGATGGACTTCGCACCGAAGTTACGGATGTCCATCAGGTCAGCCTCGGAGCGGGCAACGAGTTCACCCACGGTGTGGATGCCCTCACGCTTGAGGCAGTTGTAGGAACGGACGGTGAGGTCCAGATCCTCGATCGGCAGTGCCATGTCCGCTGCCAGGGCAGCGTCCGTCGGCGACGGGCCAATCTCGATACCTTCAGCTGCGGTGTTCAGCTCACGAGCCAGACCGAACAGTTCCACCAAGGTGGTGCCTGCGGAAGCAACGGCGTCGCGCGGAGCGATTGCCTGCTTGGTCTCGACGTCGACAATCAGCTTGTCGAAGTCGGTGCGCTGCTCAACACGGGTAGCTTCCACGCGGAAGGTTACCTTCATGACCGGCGAGTAGATCGAGTCGACCGGGATACGGCCGATCTCGGAGTCGCCGGACTTGTTCTGAGCTGCCGAAACGTAGCCACGGCCGCGCTCGATGGTCAGTTCGAGTTCGAACTTGCCCTTCGAGTTCAGCGTGGCAATGTGCAGATCCGGGTTGTGGAATTCGACGCCGGCCGGCGGAGCGATGTCCGCAGCGGTGACGATTCCGGGGCCCTGCTTGCGCAGGTACGCAACAACCGGCTCGTCGTGCTCGGAGGACACGGAGAGGTTCTTGATGTTAAGGATGATCTCGGTGACATCTTCCTTGACACCCGGAACCGTGGTGAACTCGTGCAGCACGCCATCGATCCGGATGCTGGTTACAGCGGCACCGGGGATGGAGGAGAGCAGGGTACGGCGGAGGGAGTTTCCGAGGGTGTAGCCGAAACCCGGTTCCAGCGGTTCGATAACGAAGCGGGAGCGGTTCTCGGATACAACTTCTTCAGACAGGGTGGGGCGCTGTGCAATGAGCACTTAGGTTTCCTTTCGGCGAGCATCCGCTATATGACGCAACACAGGTGGTGGAAATCGGCTTCGGTTTCCAGCCTGGCCAGCCGGACCATGCTGCGGGACAGTCAGACTGTCCCGCAGCAGGCCCGGCCGGCAGGCAGGCAAAACCTAATTAGACGCGGCGACGCTTCGGCGGGCGGCAACCGTTGTGCGCTGCGGGGGTGACGTCCTGGATGGAGCCAACCTCGAGGCCAGCGGCCTGCAGCGAGCGGATAGCGGTTTCGCGTCCGGAACCCGGTCCCTTGACGAACACGTCGACCTTCTTCAGGCCGTGCTCCTGGGCGCGCTTTGCAGCGGCTTCGGCAGCCATCTGGGCGGCGAACGGGGTGGACTTGCGGGAGCCCTTGAAGCCAACCTCACCGGCGGAAGCCCAGGAGATTACAGCACCGTTCGGGTCCGTGATGGACACGATGGTGTTGTTAAAGGTGCTCTTGATGTGCGCCTGGCCAAGCGCGATATTCTTCTTGTCCTTCTTACGCGGCTTGCGAACCGCGCCACGAGTCTTCGGGGGCATTATTTCTCCTACAGAAAGTTATGGGGGAAAGCGGGCGCTATTTCTAGCGGCCGGCTTTCTTCTTGCCAGCGACGGTGCGCTTCGGACCCTTGCGGGTACGAGCGTTGGTCTTCGTACGCTGTCCGCGTACGGGCAGGCCCTTGCGGTGACGCAGGCCTTCGTAGCTGCCGATCTCAACCTTGCGGCGGATGTCAGCGGCTACCTCGCGGCGAAGGTCACCCTCAACCTTGTAGTTGCCTTCAATGTAGTCACGCAGCTGAACCAGCTCGGCGTCAGTCAGGTCCTTGACG contains:
- a CDS encoding DNA-directed RNA polymerase subunit alpha — encoded protein: MLIAQRPTLSEEVVSENRSRFVIEPLEPGFGYTLGNSLRRTLLSSIPGAAVTSIRIDGVLHEFTTVPGVKEDVTEIILNIKNLSVSSEHDEPVVAYLRKQGPGIVTAADIAPPAGVEFHNPDLHIATLNSKGKFELELTIERGRGYVSAAQNKSGDSEIGRIPVDSIYSPVMKVTFRVEATRVEQRTDFDKLIVDVETKQAIAPRDAVASAGTTLVELFGLARELNTAAEGIEIGPSPTDAALAADMALPIEDLDLTVRSYNCLKREGIHTVGELVARSEADLMDIRNFGAKSIDEVKAKLVELGLSLKDSPPGFDLAARAAAIEEDDAAFSDDEL
- the rpsM gene encoding 30S ribosomal protein S13; translated protein: MARLAGVDIPREKRLEIALTYIYGVGKTRAHETLAATGISADVRVKDLTDAELVQLRDYIEGNYKVEGDLRREVAADIRRKVEIGSYEGLRHRKGLPVRGQRTKTNARTRKGPKRTVAGKKKAGR
- the rplQ gene encoding 50S ribosomal protein L17; amino-acid sequence: MPTPTKGPRLGGGPAHERLMLANLAAALFEHKRITTTVTKAKRLKPYAERLVTFAKRGDLSSRRRVLGLISDKGIVHELFTDIAGAVANRDGGYTRITKIGNRKGDNAPMAVIELVLEPVSAKQAVVAEATQAAAKAAPAAEVVEEEVVETEAVETEAVEAEAETEVAETEEAPSEEAPAAEDKK
- the rpsK gene encoding 30S ribosomal protein S11 — its product is MPPKTRGAVRKPRKKDKKNIALGQAHIKSTFNNTIVSITDPNGAVISWASAGEVGFKGSRKSTPFAAQMAAEAAAKRAQEHGLKKVDVFVKGPGSGRETAIRSLQAAGLEVGSIQDVTPAAHNGCRPPKRRRV